Proteins encoded by one window of Crassostrea angulata isolate pt1a10 chromosome 9, ASM2561291v2, whole genome shotgun sequence:
- the LOC128163654 gene encoding uncharacterized protein LOC128163654, translated as MLRVRNQRASKARSPCGYAAVPNGTNTVASSSVLARGRRGNRRGGQVRQPVPQTQATPPTPAAPTTPATQASTEAGQGMSRSGMIGMIPHMPPIVNPTPDAPSALSSHVPMNQVVKIPTVGSYSRQFSMSNSCSILGDYSSTIDQLLEASISENSNSVWIIGSSIIHWAQKYAENLNQLNLGLNHFTINWNGRRGMVWEYLYTTVSSMLIANKQPTILIIHCGGNNIGDPQNTLKGIQKFMKLTLSQIADLLPNTLIVWSHILPRSNWRQSLSTIEGENSRRRINSAIATFVLKKLNGASIKYPDIQITQKRLFRLDGVHLSDLGNNIYINSLKNATVQFVTSSSRTYP; from the exons ATGCTGAGGGTAAGGAACCAAAGGGCATCTAAGGCGAGAAGCCCATGTGGATACGCAGCCGTGCCAAATGGAACAAATACAGTTGCCTCGAGTAGTGTATTGGCACGAGGTCGTCGCGGAAATCGTCGAGGAGGTCAAGTGAGACAGCCCGTTCCTCAGACACAAGCGACTCCTCCAACACCTGCGGCTCCGACGACACCAGCGACACAGGCGTCAACTGAAGCAGGCCAGGGAATGTCACGGAGCGGGATGATTGGGATGATTCCTCACATGCCGCCCATAGTTAACCCCACCCCTGACGCACCGAGTGCGTTGTCGTCACATGTTCCCATGAATCAAG TGGTCAAGATTCCGACAGTTGGCTCCTACAGCAGACAATTTTCCATGTCAAATTCCTGCTCCATTTTGGGAGATTATTCATCAACTATAGATCAACTGTTAGAAGCCAGTATATCTGAAAACTCAA ATTCAGTTTGGATCATTGGCTCATCTATTATTCATTGGGCACAGAAATATGCAGAGAACTTAAATCAGTTAAACCTTGGATTAAACCACTTTACCATTAATTGGAATGGTAGAAGGGGAATGGTTTGGGAGTACTTGTATACAACTGTGTCAAGTATGTTAATAGCTAATAAACAACCAACTATTTTGATAATTCACTGCGGTGGTAATAATATTGGGGACCCTCAAAATACCCTTAAAGGTATTCAAAAATTCATGAAACTAACTTTATCTCAAATAGCAGACCTCTTGCCAAACACTCTCATTGTATGGTCACATATATTACCTAGAAGTAATTGGAGGCAGTCTTTATCAACCATTGAAGGTGAAAACTCTAGGCGTAGAATAAATAGTGCCATTgcaacatttgttttgaaaaagctTAATGGTGCATCTATAAAATATCCAGATATCCAGATAACTCAAAAGAGATTATTTAGATTAGATGGTGTGCATTTGTCAGATCTGGGtaacaatatatacataaattcCCTGAAAAATGCTACTGTGCAGTTTGTGACATCTTCCTCTCGCACCTATCCTTAA